DNA sequence from the Candidatus Eisenbacteria bacterium genome:
CGGCGTCACGCTCCAGACACTGGAGTGGGTGCCGGAGGAGCGGCTCTCCTGGAGTCCCAAGGAAGGGCTCCGGAACTTCGCCGAGAACTTCCTCCACCTGGCGCGGGTCGAGGAGTACTACGCGCGCGGGCTCCTGACCGGACAGTGGGACATGGAGCGGTACTTCCTGCGCCCGGCCGCCCTCACGCGCGAGACGCTCCGGCAGGTTCTGAACGAGACGCGCGCCGCGACCCTGACCGGGCTCGAGAGCATGGATCCGGCGCGGCTGGACGAGAAGGTCACCGTTCCCGACGTGCCGGTCGACTGGACGCTGCGGTCCTGGCTCTGGTACCTGGTCGAGCACGAGGTCCACCACAAGGCACAGCTCGCGCTCTACCTCCGCGAGATCGGCGTCGTGCCGCCGTTCTTCGCGCTCGCGTTCCCTCCGGGAATCCGGCCGGACATCCGGGGATGATGCCGGCAGCCGGACGCTAGGGGCCGGCCGCCGCCGGAGACTCCCCGCGCGCCGTGGCGAGCCACTGTCTCGCTCCCGCGTGTCCCGGCAGGATGCGTAACGCGGACTCCCAGTCCTCGATCGCCTGGGCGCGCTCGTTCCGAACCCAGTGGATCGCCCCTCGCGTGTAGTGGAGCTCCGCCATGTCCGCCGGGTCCGTCCGCTTCGTCGCCGCGATCTCGAACGCGCGCTCGATCGAGCGCTGCGCGTCGTCGTAGCGCCTCTGGCCGTAGTAGACCGTGGCGAGCCCCTGGTGCGAGACGATGTTGTCGATCGCGGACGCTTCGCGGTAGAGCCGCTCCGCGTCTTCGTAGCGCTTCTGGGCGAGCCGCACCTGGGCCAGGTTGTTCCGTGCGCGGAAGTCCCGCGAGTGGCGGATCGTGTGGGTCCAGAGGGTCTCGGAGTTCCGCCACACCGGCATGTACTCGAGGGTGCGCAGGGTGAAGAGCGCGAAGGGCACGGCGGTGAGGCCCGCCGCGACGAGCCCTCGCGTGACCACGGCCTGCCCGCCGGCGCGCGCGGAGAGCGCGAGGATGCCCGCGGCGACCGCCCAGCAGAAGCCGAGCGACGGCGCGTAGAGGTACCGGTCCGCCATGTAGGTGACGAGCGGGAAGAGGATCGCCGGGAGGAGCAGGATCAGGATCCAGGCCGCCGCC
Encoded proteins:
- a CDS encoding DinB family protein, with the protein product GVTLQTLEWVPEERLSWSPKEGLRNFAENFLHLARVEEYYARGLLTGQWDMERYFLRPAALTRETLRQVLNETRAATLTGLESMDPARLDEKVTVPDVPVDWTLRSWLWYLVEHEVHHKAQLALYLREIGVVPPFFALAFPPGIRPDIRG